In Poecilia reticulata strain Guanapo unplaced genomic scaffold, Guppy_female_1.0+MT scaffold_776, whole genome shotgun sequence, the following are encoded in one genomic region:
- the LOC103461212 gene encoding microfibril-associated glycoprotein 4-like, with amino-acid sequence LLSALLLFXIPLWVSCAPLVLPLDCSDIYNHDNSKPSGVYTIYPIGATSEVQVFCDMSSLGGRWTAFQRRMDGSVNFYRPWNYYKEGFGNAAGEYWLGLERLFHLSLRKKYELLVDMEDFEGNKAYARYSSFSVGPESYGYTLHVSGFSDGGAGDSLSLHNGFKFSTFDKDQDGSEANCARLYLGGFWYQQCHKNNPNGVYRWGADSTIFAVGVDWSTWKGYDYSLKAISYKIRPVQ; translated from the exons ctgctgtcagCTCTCCTGCTTTTCMTGATTCCTCTATGGGTCAGCTGTGCGCCTCTTGTCCTTCCTCTGGACTGCAGCGACATCTATAACCATGATAACAGCAAACCCAGCGGAGTTTACACTATATATCCTATAGGGGCAACTTCGGAAGTCCAG gTGTTCTGTGACATGAGCTCTTTGGGAGGACGGTGGACA gcgTTCCAGAGGAGGATGGACGGCTCCGTGAACTTCTACAGGCCTTGGAATTACTACAAGGAGGGCTTTGGGAATGCTGCTGGAGAGTACTGGCTTG gtctggAAAGGCTCTTCCACTTAAGTCTAAGGAAAAAGTATGAGCTGCTGGTCGACATGGAGGATTTTGAAGGAAATAAGGCGTACGCTCGTTACTCCTCGTTCTCTGTTGGTCCAGAATCTTATGGATATACTCTGCATGTTTCTGGATTTAGTGATGGAGGTGCAG gagATTCTCTAAGTCTTCATAATGGATTCAAATTTTCCACCTTTGACAAAGATCAGGACGGTTCTGAAGCAAATTGTGCCAGGCTGTACCTGGGGGGGTTTTGGTACCAACAGTGTCATAAGAACAATCCCAATGGGGTTTACCGCTGGGGGGCTGATAGTACTATCTTCGCTGTTGGAGTGGATTGGTCCACGTGGAAAGGCTACGACTATTCATTGAAAGCCATCAGCTATAAGATTCGCCCTGTTCAGTAA